In a single window of the Metopolophium dirhodum isolate CAU chromosome 2, ASM1992520v1, whole genome shotgun sequence genome:
- the LOC132939139 gene encoding uncharacterized protein LOC132939139, with protein MTVTVKGVPRYHHRSSSFKLLRIIYVLSLCKYTWAELCGGNGESLKYLRGDALTDNLDCIGPNGKPYPESIVAGTYRRTHNWGSSRTGRDAFNAGSKPSPETVRETLLKTYKINNHNEDYTISRTAREYGSTPAANRELCQTPNRLCRTRYNTTAPMYGVSLTSGQPVTIVQKFPDLLQQVVYEVCESNECDMVRGECTQTYVPYLFLVIPLGPVTLTGQDYVLVESGCVCKPKGSRSTAHELVSTIPAMPRP; from the exons ATGACCGTCACCGTCAAAGGAGTTCCTCGTTACCACCACCGGTCGTCTTCGTTCAAG TTATTGcgtataatttatgtactatCCCTGTGCAAGTATACGTGGGCTGAACTTTGTGGCGGAAATGGTGAATCGCTGAAATACTTGCGGGGTGACGCGCTCACCGATAATTTGGATTGCATCGGTCCCAATGGTAAACCTTATCCTGA GTCGATAGTAGCCGGCACTTATAGACGCACCCACAACTGGGGATCATCAAGGACAGGACGCGACGCTTTTAACGCAGGCTCGAAACCCAGTCCCGAAACGGTACGAGAAACACTACTAAAaacctataaaattaataatcacaaTGAAGATTACACGATCAGTAGAACTG CTCGAGAATATGGATCAACACCAGCAGCCAATCGTGAACTATGTCAAACGCCAAACAGACTGTGCCGCACCAGATACAATACGACTGCGCCCATGTACGGCGTGTCACTGACGTCTGGCCAACCTGTGACTATCGTTCAAAAATTCCCGGATCTGTTACAACAAGTCGTTTACGAAGTTTGCGA ATCAAACGAGTGCGACATGGTCAGAGGAGAGTGTACGCAAACTTACGTACCATACTTGTTCCTGGTAATACCTTTGGGACCGGTGACACTGACCGGCCAGGATTACGTGCTCGTGGAAAGTGGATGCGTATGCAAACCAAAGGGCTCCAGGTCCACCGCACACGAATTGGTGTCTACTATTCCGGCAATGCCTCGTCCTTAG